The genomic DNA TGTTGTATGAGTTGAATGGGGCTGCTTAGAGTAATAGAATCAAGAATTAAATTAGATGATAGTTCCACACTAGAATTTTTTATTAAGGAGGGTAGTTCATCATGTTCTAAAGGAGGATAAATGTGTTCAAGGTAGTTACTTTGTAAAGAAGATATGTTTAAATAGGGAGCTGGAAAAGCTCGTAATAAACTATTAAATGATATTTTTGGATGTGTATACTTACTATGATAGTATTTATAGTTTTTGATATAGTGAGTACGAAGAATGTTTTTTTTAAGCTTCTTTCCACTATTATCATTGACTCCAAGAACTTTATTTCTTGTTAATGAATTTTCCTGCAAGCGAGCATAATAAAAAACATCATCTACAGCTTTAACTCTTAGGTTGTTTCTTTTAATTCTTGATAAGTATTCTGAGTCTCCACCTACTTTTACAGTGTCTAGAAAACCTACTTTATCAACCACATCACGCTTAATGAAAAGTGTAATGAGGCTGAAACGTTGGAGAATCTGGGGGCTATTAGCAATAAAAACGGGTTCCCCATCTAAACTAACTCTAATGTGATGTCCTATCAATGCACTGGCGCGACCGATTTTTTTCAATGAAATTTCTATCCGATCAAATTTAGAAATATCATCAGAATCATGAAATGTTATATAGTCACCTTTGGCATGACTAAGTCCAACATTTCTACAAAAATATGTTCCTCTGTTTTTTTCTAAATGAAATGCGCTGATGTTTGAGTGTTGCGATACTATTTTATCAATAACGTTTTGAGTGTTGTCAGTAGAACAATCATTAACAATAATCAATTCAATATTTTTATGACTTTGCATGAGAATTGAATTGATAGCATCAATAACATAGCGTTCATCGTTGTATACGGTTAATATAACTGTGACAAGAGGTTGAGCTGATCTTTGATTGGAGGACTGATGAAGCAATGTTTTGTTGTTGATTACAAAAGTTTTATTGTCACCTAAATTTATTTTAGGGGATAAACTGTTACATAGGAATTTAATTTTTTTTGGATGAATAAATGTTTTATTTTTAGTCATGCTCTGATCATAAATATATATCCAAGCATATTTGATGCTGCGAATAAGACTAATGAGTAAAGTTAATTCTTTTAGTTCAAGTATCTGGGTAGAAGATATTTTGTGTGTATCTAGAGAATCTTTAGAGTAATTTATTGCATAATTGAAAAGTTTTTCATCAGTATTAGATAACGTGATGTTAACTTTTATTATTTTATTTTCATAAAAATATAATATGAGTTTTGAAAGAAATACCCGTAAGTTATATATTGGGGCAAAAGTGTAGAGAACAGAAAAAAAGTAGTGTTTAATATTTTTAAGGCGTTTTAAATGCCTTTGAATAAAGTGTTTCCAAAGCTTTTTAGGTTTTTGGATTCCTTGGAAAAAAATGATTTTTAAGATATAGATCGTTTTCATGTGGTTAGCCGATGTAGAAATATGCATTAATAGTAGAACTTGGTTGTTTTTTCAACAACTTTTAATGTTTTAGGAGAGTAAATGGTTGAAAATGCTTTGAAATTTAAGCTTGAAAATCTTACGTATTTAAATGAACTTAGAGATCCTATATTTTTTACTGAATTTTTACATGCCCGGCGGACAAGATCTGAAGACAATGTACATTTTGTAGAATTGGATAAGATTAATTTTGATGATATTGCCAAAAAAAGCGGTGTGAAATACCCTGAAGTTTATAAAATATACAATGATGCAACAGAAATAGTATTGTCAGATCTTCCTGAACATGTAGTGATTAAGCCAATCAATTTAGCTTCTGCACATGGGGTGTATCTTTTAAGTAAGCAAGGTAATAAGTGGTTTGATACCTTTACACAGAAAAAATATACTGAAAAACAAATTATAGATAGCCTTATGCAGTGGACAAAGCATAAGCCTAAAGAAGACAGGCGTATTATTGCACAACAATACATCTGGAATGATGGTCATGGAAATATCAGCATTCCCTGTGATTATAAGTTGTATACTTTTGGGGATAAGATTCCGTTTATTTCAAAGGTTGATAGGAATAATGGGTCGGTTTTAAGTTTTTACGGGGAGGATTTTAGTGATTTTGATTTTAAAAGAAACTTTGCTACCCATTTACCGAAATTTACCAAAAAGCATGTTGTAACAGAAAAGCCAAAAAGATATAAAGAATTACTTGAGCTTGCTAGAAAAGTTTCTAATTACATGAAAGATCCTTTCATGCGAATAGATTGCTATTCTGATGGTGAAGAGGTTTATTTGGGCGAAGTTACACCCTGTCCCGGTGGCCCGTATTATGGTTCACAGTTT from Oligoflexia bacterium includes the following:
- a CDS encoding glycosyltransferase family A protein; the protein is MTKNKTFIHPKKIKFLCNSLSPKINLGDNKTFVINNKTLLHQSSNQRSAQPLVTVILTVYNDERYVIDAINSILMQSHKNIELIIVNDCSTDNTQNVIDKIVSQHSNISAFHLEKNRGTYFCRNVGLSHAKGDYITFHDSDDISKFDRIEISLKKIGRASALIGHHIRVSLDGEPVFIANSPQILQRFSLITLFIKRDVVDKVGFLDTVKVGGDSEYLSRIKRNNLRVKAVDDVFYYARLQENSLTRNKVLGVNDNSGKKLKKNILRTHYIKNYKYYHSKYTHPKISFNSLLRAFPAPYLNISSLQSNYLEHIYPPLEHDELPSLIKNSSVELSSNLILDSITLSSPIQLIQQQDDKKRAHVITSVYRKEFFKNCINNFNRQLYQNKHLTIVDNCKQDMQDYFMNELKKANIKNFSITRVNEPNNLGLCLNQAIKQFSHSDDIIFKFDDDDYYSPYYIHEQLPYLTQFDTLVGKACIFYFSHTTHKLYLRPIKNQYCFVFHVAGCTLAFSYKKWREVGQFTEGLKKGTDSDFIKKFLKLGIQPFSTSIFNCCAIRYKNATHTWNANEEQLFHPKIALLIDNISLDKVSYYTDLKNILKN
- a CDS encoding ATP-grasp fold amidoligase family protein, whose amino-acid sequence is MVENALKFKLENLTYLNELRDPIFFTEFLHARRTRSEDNVHFVELDKINFDDIAKKSGVKYPEVYKIYNDATEIVLSDLPEHVVIKPINLASAHGVYLLSKQGNKWFDTFTQKKYTEKQIIDSLMQWTKHKPKEDRRIIAQQYIWNDGHGNISIPCDYKLYTFGDKIPFISKVDRNNGSVLSFYGEDFSDFDFKRNFATHLPKFTKKHVVTEKPKRYKELLELARKVSNYMKDPFMRIDCYSDGEEVYLGEVTPCPGGPYYGSQFAFSYDFDKQLGDLWNEELQRLNLPKPKVLGYPPVILDIRDVIKVQKENERLRKIYNNVGFIIDNPLLRAVPFLKKKLYFLKPFYKRIFR